The Paenibacillus mucilaginosus 3016 genome includes the window GTTTCGAGTACGAACTAACACATGCTATGCAGCATGAGAATGGAAGCATCGTGTTCCTAGAGATTACTCTCCGTCAACTTGAAGAAAATATTGGTCATATCCGTCCTCAATTACTGCTGATGGTGAACGGACCACAGCCATATAACATTCGCAGAAATGGAGCTCATGGCGGTGGAGGACATAGCCAATTAAGCTTTTTGGTTACCCCTCGTTTGCCCGATGATATTGCAGGCTTGGAATTTTCCTTAATTCCGTATGCTCGACCCATGGAGTCCCGTCCCAAGGAAGTTATTTTGAATCAAGAAATCTCCTTCTAGCCATTAAACTAATGCGGAGCCTCTGTTGGAGGCCTCTTCATTTCGACTGAAAGCAGCACGACTGATTTGCTTCATAAAGTTATCCCTTCCTCCAACGCAGCCAGCAAGGATACTAATCGAGAACGGTCAGTAAAAAATGATTATTTGCTGATCGTTCCCAATATGGTAGGATGAAGTTACAGGAAAAAGAATCCACCTGCATCCAATAAAGAACGATCATTCTACATTGAACGAGAACGACGAGATTAGCGCTGCTGGTGGAAAGCTGGTGATAAGTTAGCTTGGTTGATTCATGGAGCTGCTAGATGGAGGGATAGGTACTTGATCCATAGTAAGCGGGGAGTGATCAAAATGGTTCATAAAGTGGATGCGCTCATCATCCGATGCGGTACTGGTTGCAGCCGGCAGAATGGCCAAAACGGATCAGCTGAATCTGAAAGCGGCCGGGATCAGCCGAACGGCACGCGGATTCATTTAGGTTAACGAGAAGCTGCAGACGAATGTTCCACACATCTGGGCACTAGGCGACGTGAATGGGGGACCTCAGTTTACGTATATCTCCCTCGACGATTTTCGGATCGTGAAGGATCAATGGTTCGGAGGCCGGCAGCGGACGGCGCTGGACCGCAAGCAGGTTCCCTACTCGGTATTCATAGACCCTCCGTAATCCCATGTCGGACTGACAGAGACGGAGGCTCTGAAATTGGGCTATACCGTCAAGACTACCAAATTACCTGTCACAGCTTCACCCCGGGCCCGCCAGCTGAAACAGACCGAGGGCCTTCTGAAAGCCGTAGTCGATGCCGAAACGGAGCAGCTGCTCGGGTTCACCATGTTCGGCGTCGAATCCTGAAGCAGGCTGCCGACTCTATTCTTTACCGGTCATTCCCAAAATGGTATGATGGTGTGGGAGGGAAGTACAATGGCCAGAAGCAAGGAATTTGAAGAAAATGCCGTCTTGGATAAAGCCATGAGGCTTTTCTGGGAGCAGGGATACGAGAAGACGTCGATGAGTGATCTTGTCGAGCATATGGGGATCCATCGCCGAAGCATTTACGATACATTTACAGACAAACGCACGTTGTTTCTTAAGGCGATGGACCGGTTCGAGAACCGTACCGACGCCAAACTGGCGGCAGGGGTCAAACAATCGCAGACAGCCAGGGAAGCACTCCAGTTCATCTTCGACTTCATGAGCAAGGGTGAAGAGGGTGCGCCGCTCGGATGCATGTTTGTAAATTCAGCTGTGGAATTGGCATGCCGAGATGAAGAGGTGGATGCCAAAGCTGTTGTTGCCTTCGAAAAGGTGGAGCAGCTGCTGGTGGAGGTTGTGTCCTGGGGACAGCGGAACGGCGAGTTCTCCGATCAGTATGAAGCGCAGGAGTTGGCCGAGTATCTGCATAACGCCTTAACGGGACTCAGAGTGATGGCCCGGACCTCGGTACCGAAGGAAAAGCTTCAGCGTATTTCCGTACTGACGATGGAAATTTTAGAGAAATAAACAGATACAAATTTTTTTGAGATATTTAGAACGGTCATTCCCGTATGGGTAAAACAAAGGAGCGAATGACATGAAAACATTGATTATTGTGGCCCACCCGGATTTGCAAAACTCCCGTATTAACCGGGCTTTGACCGACACCATGAGGGAGCAGCCGGATACGACGGTACATGATCTGTATGAGCTCTATAGAGATAGCAGCATTAATGTTCCCCAAGAACAGGCGCTGCTCGACAGCCATGACCGGATTATTTTTCAATACCCTCTCTATTGGTACAGCACACCTCCGCTTCTGAAGCAGTGGTTTGATGAGGTATTGGCATACGGTTGGGCGTTCGGCCCCGGCGGGGAGCACCTGTTGGGCAAGGAAATCGGCATTGCCATCTCAACGGCGGGGACCTCCGCATCGTATCAGCCGGGCGGCTACAATCTGTTTACGATTCGGGATATCGCGAAACCGGTGGAGGCGCTCGCCAACTACGTAAGTGCCCATTATCTGTCCCCTTTTGCCATCCATAATGCGCAGCATATTACGGATGAGCAGCTGGCCGAAAGCCAGGCCGCTTATGTGCAGCATCTGGAACGTGTACGTCATGTGAAGACAGCGGACTTGATCACGATGAACAAATAAAAAAACAACTATTCCTGAGGAGAAAATGAAAATGACAAACAAAATTGCATTGGTCACAGGGGCAAACAAAGGAATCGGGTATGAAGTCGCCAGACAGTTGGGGGAACAAGGCATCACCGTATTGGTCGCGGCACGCAACCAGTCGACGGCTGATGAAACGGCAGCTCAATTGCGCAGGATAGGTATGGATGCGGTTGGCGTAGAGCTGGACGTGACGAATGCGGAACATATCGCGGCTCTGTCCCAACGGATCCATAACACCTACGGCCGCTTGGATATCCTGGTTAACAATGCGGGGATTTGGGTGGAAAATGATGAGTACGAAGGGGATGCATTCCGCGATACGTTTGAGGTCAATACCTTCGGTCCTTACCATCTTACGGAAGCACTGCTGCCGCTGCTCCTGAAGAGCGAAGCCGGCCGCATTGTGAACCAGAGCAGCGCATTGGGCTCCATACAGTTCCTGCTCTCCAATGAGCTGGCACAGCGAATTGCCACCCCCGCGTATTCGGCATCCAAGGCAGCACTGAATATGCTTACGGCCTATTGGGCACAGCAAGCGCAAGGTACAAAACTCAAGGTCAATTCGGCGCATCCCGGCCTGGTCAAAACCCGGATGGGCGGGGAGAAAGCGGAGCTCTCAGCAGAGGATGGGGCGAAGACGGCCGTGCTTCTGGCTACTCTGCCTGAAGATGGTCCTACGGGCGGCTTCTACTACATGGATAGTCAGCTTCCATGGTAAACAGGAAGATCCGCAAGTATAGACCGGCGAACATCTAGTTCCTGACAAAGCCGCGTAACTGCGGCTTTTTTGGTTTGAGGGCGATACTTTCCAAAAGTTTAACCTTCCGTTTAGGTTTTGTTTATACATTGTTCGAGTATATTTTATCCTTATCCTGTATTCTAAACACAGCTGGAATCAAGAGGTGAATGAGAATCATGCCGAAGTGGCTGATGATCTGTATAGGATGTATATTCATCCTTCAGGGTTGTGCGTTAGTGGACAGAGGAGAAACTATGAAGACGGAGGGCCAGTATATGAACCATTCATTGCTTCAAGCTGCTGAACGTAAAGATGCGGATTCCGTACGAAGGCTGGTGAAAGAGGGCGCCGATGTGAACGTGCAGGACTCGAAGGGAAGGACCCCTGCGATGATCGCGACATACAACCATGATGTGGCAACGGTAAAGGTGCTCCTAGAGGCTGGCGCGGACGTCAACATTCAGGATCATATGAAAAATACTCCATTCTTATATGCTGGTGCAGAAGGCTATATCGAAATCTTAAAGCTGACGATTGACGCGGGGGCAGACCCGACCCTTACGAACCGGTTCGGAGGAACCGCATTAATCCCTGCTTCCGAACATGGCTATATCGATGTGATTGAAGAACTTCTTACCCGCACGGATATCGATGTAAATCATGTGAACCATCTTGGATGGACGGCGTTATTAGAAGCCATTATTCTGAATGATGGCGGGCCCAAACAGCAGCAGACGGTACAACTGCTCATCCATCACGGGGCGGATGTTTCGATTCCGGACCATGATAAGGTAACCCCTTTGCAGCACGCGAGAAAAAAAGGCTTTAAAGAAATAGAGCGAATCTTGATGGAGTCAGGAGCAAAGTAAGCTGCTCCGGTCCGTGGAGGAACAATAGCTTCATGGAGCATGAAGGGCAGCCGAGATCGATCGGCTGCTTTTTCCGCTTTATTGGGGGAGGGGGGACGGCGTATGATGATCGCCGCCGCGGCAGCTGCTCCCGTCTGCTATAATGGAGGGTAAGACGAATAAACAGGAGACCTAGAGGGTATGAGCTCTTATACATCGGACCGTATTAAATTGCCGCCAGGATTCTGGGCAGCATTACACCAATTAGGGATTGCTGCTCAAGACATAGCCCGTAAAGCACGGCTGCCGCACACCATGATTACTTCACCTACCGTTACCACCGACCAATATTTCGCGATCTGGCAGGCGTTTTCGGATCTTATCGGAGACACGGCACAAGGAATCATTAAGCTTGCGACCGTCTTTGAAACGGCAAAGTATCCTCCGACCGTCTTAGCGACTTACCATGCACGCGACTACCGTGATGCTCTTAACCGAATGGCGCGTTACAAGCAGCTGTGTCCCCCCGAACACCTGCGTATTACCGAGCAGGGCGAGTTCGCAGCGATCGAACTGGGATGGCTTCAGGAGCACCCCGGTCCGCCCCTGCTGGCAGGTATCACTCTGGCCTTTCTTCTGGAGCTTGGGCGGCGGGGTACGGGGCAGCCTTTGACTGCGCGGTTGGTCGAATTTTCGCACGCCATGGGTGATAGGCAGGCACTTGAAGCTTACTTCGGCTGTTCTGTCCGGATGGGGGCTGAATGCAGCCGGCTGATCCTGCATCGAAGTGATCTGGACCGTCCTTTTGTCTCGTTCAATGAAGAGCTGCTGGACATCCTGACCCCCGTTCTGGACCGATCGCTGGATGACCTGCAGGGCGGCCGCTCCCTTTCCGAGAATGTCAAACGGCTGATACAACGCAGTCTCCCAGAAGGGCCCGACATTCAGGTTGTCGCCAAGAAGCTGGGGATGAGCGATCGTACCTTGCAGCGCCGACTCCATGACGAGAATACGAGCTTCAAGCACCTGCTGACACAAGCTAAACGTGAGCAGGCACGAGCCTATTTGGCAGACCCCTCGCTGGATATCAAAGAGGTGGCTTTCTTGCTCGGATATGAAGACCAGAACTCCTTCTATCGTGCCTTCCGGCTCTGGGAAGGCGATACACCTTCAAATTGGCGTGTGAAACAAGAAGGTTGGCGCCGGATGCTAGTTACTGAACCATACGGACCAAGGTAAGATAATCCCTATCCGAAGAACAAGACTGCTAACGACTGGAGACATGCTGTATGGAGATGGGATTGAAAAATAAAGTGGCTCTCGTTACCGGATCAACCAAAGGGATAGGTAAAGCCATTGCGATTGAACTTGCTAGGGAAGGTGTAAATGTACTCATTAATGGACGAAATGACGAAGACGTAGAACGGACGGTAAAGGAGATAAAATCTGATTTTCCGACCACCTCTCCCCAGAATGCCGCAGCCGATCTCGTGGACCAGCAGCAAAGGGCTGCTCTGTTCGACAAATACCCCCACATTGATATTTTGGTGAACAATATGGGGATTTATGAAGTCATGCCCTATGAGGACGTTGACGATGAAGTATGGGAAAAGTACATTCGTACGAATGTGCTCGCTGCCAATGGATTGTCTAAATTTTATTTGCCCCGCATGCTGAAACATGACTATGGCCGTATTATATTTATTGCAAGTGAAGAAGCCGTGATGCCTTCCGGATTGATGCCTCAGTATGCTGTGACAAAATCGATGGTACTATCGCTGTCAAAAAGCCTGTCGAAATTAACAAGAGGAACAGAGGTTACAGTGAATTCCATCATGCCGGGACCAACCCTTACTGAAAATGTACACCGGATTATCGATGGGATTTACCCCGGTGACGAGATGGCTTTTGCGGAAAAAGAGAAGAAGTTTATGGCTGCAAACCTGCCTCAATCTGAGCTGCAGCGATTTATCCAACCTGTTGAAATAGGCAGACTAACGGCATTTATGTGCAGTCCTTATGCCGGCGCATTCAAAGGTTCTCCTATCCGT containing:
- a CDS encoding helix-turn-helix domain-containing protein translates to MSSYTSDRIKLPPGFWAALHQLGIAAQDIARKARLPHTMITSPTVTTDQYFAIWQAFSDLIGDTAQGIIKLATVFETAKYPPTVLATYHARDYRDALNRMARYKQLCPPEHLRITEQGEFAAIELGWLQEHPGPPLLAGITLAFLLELGRRGTGQPLTARLVEFSHAMGDRQALEAYFGCSVRMGAECSRLILHRSDLDRPFVSFNEELLDILTPVLDRSLDDLQGGRSLSENVKRLIQRSLPEGPDIQVVAKKLGMSDRTLQRRLHDENTSFKHLLTQAKREQARAYLADPSLDIKEVAFLLGYEDQNSFYRAFRLWEGDTPSNWRVKQEGWRRMLVTEPYGPR
- a CDS encoding SDR family oxidoreductase, coding for MTNKIALVTGANKGIGYEVARQLGEQGITVLVAARNQSTADETAAQLRRIGMDAVGVELDVTNAEHIAALSQRIHNTYGRLDILVNNAGIWVENDEYEGDAFRDTFEVNTFGPYHLTEALLPLLLKSEAGRIVNQSSALGSIQFLLSNELAQRIATPAYSASKAALNMLTAYWAQQAQGTKLKVNSAHPGLVKTRMGGEKAELSAEDGAKTAVLLATLPEDGPTGGFYYMDSQLPW
- a CDS encoding ankyrin repeat domain-containing protein, which produces MPKWLMICIGCIFILQGCALVDRGETMKTEGQYMNHSLLQAAERKDADSVRRLVKEGADVNVQDSKGRTPAMIATYNHDVATVKVLLEAGADVNIQDHMKNTPFLYAGAEGYIEILKLTIDAGADPTLTNRFGGTALIPASEHGYIDVIEELLTRTDIDVNHVNHLGWTALLEAIILNDGGPKQQQTVQLLIHHGADVSIPDHDKVTPLQHARKKGFKEIERILMESGAK
- a CDS encoding TetR/AcrR family transcriptional regulator gives rise to the protein MARSKEFEENAVLDKAMRLFWEQGYEKTSMSDLVEHMGIHRRSIYDTFTDKRTLFLKAMDRFENRTDAKLAAGVKQSQTAREALQFIFDFMSKGEEGAPLGCMFVNSAVELACRDEEVDAKAVVAFEKVEQLLVEVVSWGQRNGEFSDQYEAQELAEYLHNALTGLRVMARTSVPKEKLQRISVLTMEILEK
- a CDS encoding NAD(P)H-dependent oxidoreductase — its product is MKTLIIVAHPDLQNSRINRALTDTMREQPDTTVHDLYELYRDSSINVPQEQALLDSHDRIIFQYPLYWYSTPPLLKQWFDEVLAYGWAFGPGGEHLLGKEIGIAISTAGTSASYQPGGYNLFTIRDIAKPVEALANYVSAHYLSPFAIHNAQHITDEQLAESQAAYVQHLERVRHVKTADLITMNK
- a CDS encoding SDR family NAD(P)-dependent oxidoreductase; translated protein: MEMGLKNKVALVTGSTKGIGKAIAIELAREGVNVLINGRNDEDVERTVKEIKSDFPTTSPQNAAADLVDQQQRAALFDKYPHIDILVNNMGIYEVMPYEDVDDEVWEKYIRTNVLAANGLSKFYLPRMLKHDYGRIIFIASEEAVMPSGLMPQYAVTKSMVLSLSKSLSKLTRGTEVTVNSIMPGPTLTENVHRIIDGIYPGDEMAFAEKEKKFMAANLPQSELQRFIQPVEIGRLTAFMCSPYAGAFKGSPIRMDGGMIPTIY